The stretch of DNA CAGCCGCCGCGACAGGCATTTTCGCCGTCGGTTTCTCACCCCTCCTGCGCGGCAAGAAAATCCCGGCCAccagaaaatataataaaccgAAAAGTACGGTTACGAACCGGCAATCGGTTTGGTCAACCGAACGGCCACGGCCTCCGTCAACGACCGTCTCCGAGAAGGGAAGTCTGGAGAAAGCGTTTGCGGATGAGGCAAAACTGGAGGGCGAGGGGGAGCAGCGATTGAAGTTGAAGGATTACTTTGAGCAGTCGAAGGAGATGATGATCGGATCGGACGGTGGGCCGCCTCGTTGGTTCTCCCCCTTGGACTGCGCCTCTCGCTTGGGTACCAACTCCCCGCTCTTACTCTATTTACCCGGTTAGTTGTTACTGCTACTGCTGctgctactactactactactactactactactcgtattagatttgatattttcttaacAACACAGAGATCGATCCGGCACTAGTCATGCATTTGTTAGTTCAACAACTATTTTCTCTTGCCTTTCTTTCTATTTCCAAAAGCACCGTATTGCACTGCACCGCACGATCAAAAGGTTGTGAGTTTTTACTTCTTCTTGGCAGCTAGAGACAAGCTGTTTGATAGTAACAACAAGGTCTAGCGACTAAGGGAGAAAGCTATTTTAGGGGACCGCTGGATTATACTCTGCTCATCTTTGATTACTTGACTTTCAAATAAACCATGATCAACTTatctttttaattcaaatagCCATATACATGCCTTAATGCCTCTTACCTAATTATAGTGCTATATATGCTATGataacttcttcttctcatctttATTCTTCCTTGAGCTCAAACGTAGTCCCTAGTGCTTACTTAATTTCCATCTATCTCGAGTTTTGTAGGGGTTGATGGTGTTGGGCTCGGACTTTCTTTGCATCACAAACGGCTTGGAGAGTGAGCTCCCAACtcagaaatttcttttttctctgtTTCCCTCTTATGGTTAACAATGCTAATGGTGTTTACTTCCTTGAATGAAGGATGTTTGATATATGGTGCTTGCATATACCAGTTATGGATCGAACACCATTTTCAGGTCTCTCTTTaattccttctttttccttctattttaaaatttcttcatGCCTCAGTATCCAGGATGAAGCTTCGGTCAAATGCTGCGGACCATATATTGAACTGGAGACATTCAAACTTCTAGAGACAtaatcatttttgtttcattcCTATCAGTATCATGGTAATCTGGTCTTTCCAACTTCTTTTTTGATCAGACCTGGTGGACCTTGTTACGAACACAGTAAGGTCAGAGAACTTTTGTTCACCGAACAGACCAATTTACCTTGTTGGAGAATCCATTGGAGCATGCTTAGCACTAAGTGTTGCTGCCTGTAACCCTGATATTGATCTTATACTAATTTTAGCTAACCCAGGTAGGAATCTCCTTCCTGAATCCTCATGTTATTGGAAGTTCTTAAGTTGAGCATTTCTATTATCTACAATCCTTATCGATGATGTCTCCTTGTAGCTACTTGTTTTGGCAGATCACAGCTGCAGCCTTTTATGCCTTTGTTACAAATCATGCCTGAGCCGCTCAATCGTAGTCTGCCTTATGCACTGAGTTTTGCGACAGGTTTGCTTGCCTCTTTTCTCATTATGGTTTTACTGTGTCTGTTACTTCTCTCACATGACTATCAAATAGAGCTGGCAATAAATCAAATTCGGTAGTCCAAAACCACAGCACTCATGTAGGAGCTGACTTTATGTAGCCATAAAAATAACCTAGAGTAATTCTGTTTAAGTCTTGGTGGACAATGCTACATGAATAAAATGATAATGGAGTTTGGTTGAACATATTACTTCCAATAAGTAAATATTACTTCCACTGTTCTTGTGATAAATTGGTAAGAGCAATGTAAAAGAGTTGACTTCAGTGGCACCAATTGCTGACTGAGTGgcttcatatataaaaatatatgctTCATATGTTTTCTTGTAAACATTTCATTACAAAGATTATATTCAGACAATGCCATATAGTTTTGTCATGTATTTCATTTACTGATGGTCATAAACAATCTTAATCTTTGCTCTAGCTTAGATTTGTAAGCAGAGAAGTTGAAACTTAAAGCTCAAGCTTGCAGTTTAGTACAGCCCAAGGAATTGAATTTGAGCAGGCAATGAGCTGCTTAATTTTTCCCTTAGTTCTTTTTCCCATGAAGCATGAACAAATAGATAGCTTCCTTGAAGGCTTATGATTTCTGCACGAAAGTAAAGAAACTGGCACCATAGACTACTATTCCTAACCTTTAAAGTCACAAATGTGCTGAAAATTCTGTTGAAGTCACTGTGGCCAGAATAATCACGTGGTCTTGCAAGTTAACACAATGACAAttccaagccttaatcccactaggtggagttggctacataaattctaaaccTCTATgcatctctatccatggtcaTATCCTCTATGAGGTCATCCTATGTCATGTCTAATAGTTTCCAACAAGTTTTCTTTagtcttcctctccctctccctcttttgGTACAAATTTCCTCCATTGCATCCACTCAAAATTAACTACTAGCATAAACAATCAATTTTTATGTTTAGGTATTCCTTTGAAGATGGTGATGTCTATTTTGGATAAAAGATATCCTCTGGATCAAACAGTTGGAGAACTAACAGAGAGTGTTGGAGCATTTTCATCGTACCTTTCTGTAAGATTTAATTTGACCTTGGATAGATAAGCGAACTGTGATTTTATTTTGCTCATGTTGAAGATGTCTGAGAGGTATCATTCTGCATGCATATATGCTCATAGCATATCTTCTGAAGGAGATGTCTGAGAGATATCATTCTGCATGCATATATGCTCATAGCATATCTTCTGAAGGCTTCTTATTCTCTGTAAGAAATTGTCAAAAATATGGGCCCTTGGTTTGAATGTGGATATAAAACCTGTCTAAATTTCTTGGTTAAGGTTGTGTACAGAACTTCTGGATTTCTGTCAGTGATTATATGTGCTTGGAATTTATAATGTATAATCTGATACTTGAATTAAATTTCTTGCTCTACAATGTTAATTTTGTGAGAGTAGAATTACTGATTTATGTCACAGGTCCTGGCTGATATCCTACCCAGAGAAACGCTTTACTGGAAGCTACAGATGCTGAGGTCAGCTTCAGCATATACCAATTCCCGTCTTCATGCTGTCAAAGCACAGACACTAATACTTTCCAGGTTCTCATTCCCTGGCCTTTTCCAACTTACCTGTTCAATTATATGATTAAAAGATGTTGGAGTAACTAAGAAATTTGGTACTGGAAACTTTCTGACTTAATGACTTTGACTAGGATTCATGAAAGCACAATTTACTCTTTAAAGTACTAGATGCATATTCCTTTAACTGATGATATTCTTGCTTAGTTTCTGTTATTGACAATCTTGTCTGTCTCACCATTCAGTCTATGAGAGCTGCTAGCAAGAGTTGGCCAAAGCAAACTGGCAAGGCTATCTTATCTGTGCTGGCAGATTCCAATTATAGACAAAGAAGATTAGGAGGAAGGTGATAGTATCAGAGGAAGGAGATTCATTCTAGATGTCACAACCTAACAATGATAGCTAATGCTAAACCATCTTCCTGAAGGGGGTCTTTATTTTAATCTCCAATCTACTTCCTATCTAGGGCTGGAAATGAGTCGAGTTAAGCTGAGCTGTGGTTCAGCTTGACTTGACTCATTTAAACTTGGTTCAGCTTGTGGCTTGTCTTGAGCTCAAAATGAACTGAATTTTCTGTCTCGAGCTTGACTAGACCCAAGCTCACAAACCTCTCAATTCAGCTCGTTAGGCTCAAGTAGCATCCAAATGAATCAATATGAATCAATGAACCAACTCAACCAAGCAACTGATGAGCTTGGTTCATTAGCTCGACTTGTTTAACTTAATTTAgcctaaatataaaaaaaaaaaaaataaagaaatctgaaacacacaaaaaattagTCACTTGGGAAAAAATGCATGGATCAAATATGCAATgattttgaattaataaatttatcacaaccaattatatattatgtgcaaattaaatttactaTGTGATATTCattagaaaagaaattaaatttctaatcacaaataaagtattttataatacttaaaaattttaagcttgaatattttcatgtattttacTATTacgatataatataatataacagtattattaatatatattataacatataatatgtattatatattataacatataatttgtattttatatatattacatgtaaTTCAATTGAGTTGGCTTTTGAATGAAACGAGTTGAACACGTCATGAATCAAGCTCAACTCATTTATTAAACAAGCCATATTTTTTAGCTTGTGTTCAACTCATTTGGTTTATGAACTTAGCTTATTGAGCTAATTAATGAGTTGAATCATGAATGTCTCGCAAGTCGGCTGACTCATTTCCAGCCCTATTCCTAGCAGAATCCACATTGTTATTAGCGTGACCATATGGTTATTATCATTTGTGCAGGTCAGTGTACATGGATCTGTTGGGGAACTAGACTATAGTTATTATCAGCATCAACATTTTGTCAGGCCAACCCTCTTTTGGAATTTCATGTTGAAATTGCTGCTTAAAATAGAAATAGGACCAACCCTTGCGAGATTCTTTAGCTAaatacaaaagaagaaaacctctttatatgttatttattaCTGTACTTTTCAACATCCACCTGGGAATTGACTTTGCAATGTAAGTAAAAAAAGCTAAATGTACTTACCCACAAATCATTGCATGGCAAGTTGAACTCTTGAGACAAGTCAGATGACAATTACTATAGTATGAATAACTATCTCAGTagtgtttaaagaaaaaaagtagTTTTTGGAACATGTTACAAACATGGTACAGATCTATTCCAATGTAATTGGCAAGCAgcataattttcttaatttcatccctcaattttcttctttagAGAAGAAATATAAAGAAAGTAAGAATCTAAATGTTGTTAGTTTACTTATTGCACAATAAATTTCTGAGAAAAAGATTAAGAGAGGAATAGATTGTAAAAATATCAAGCTTATTTTGGATACTCTTATTTACATGTTTTGGAGTGTGGAGGAACGGTGCACTTGCAATATTTGTATTCCTATTTTTCCTGAAAGAAAGGACTCTCTAATAAATCATCATACCTATTTTGTTGGCATGGTtttggtgacattttagaatttaaaaagtAACCATGGGGCAAGGTGCCAAGGGACAAGGGACAACTGCCAAGGGTCTTGTCTGATACTAAAACATTGATCAATGAAAAAGTTGTTTCTTCTTCTATGATATACATTTGTTGAGGTTGAGAAAGGGACTGTTCCTCTTTAACCAAGTCTGGGAGTCCTGGAATCACATAAAAATTTGTACCCTGAAAACTACTAAATTTCATGTGAAGAATCAGTAACATTGTTGGACCAAACATTACATGATTCACTAGCTTAACACATTGTCAATGCCACTAGAAAATGAAATTTGGCACAAACGAGgtcaaaataataagaattaacTCAACCAAAGTTTAATTGACCAAGTTTCCAAGTATGTACATTTCTGATTCCCAATTTAATTGCAccaatttatcttttcttgtctCTTGATTGAGCTTGATTCTCCCTTGTTAGTTCTGTAAGATAATAAGCATTCTAGCATTTACAGTCTATTTTACTCTTTAATATTAATGGAATTGTAGAACCGTTTCTCTTTACAGTGGTAGAGACCTGCTGTTACCAAGTCATGAGGAAGGTGAAAGGCTTTGCCATATGCTGCCAAAATGTGAGATTCGTAAATTTGATGACAGTGGGCATGCCCTTTTCTTGGTAGGTTGAATTCTGCCTTCCTATTATGCTCTGATATTCATGTGCCAAAGCGACATATGCAAATGAAATGGACTCACtgaacttttttctttttgttttttttttttaaataatgtggAAAAAGTTGGTATGGGATAGAACTCTAcaaatttatttgttgtgagtCTCGTGACAGTATATAAACCAGCTCCCAAATATTAGCACTTAAATATCAAGGAAATCAACAAAAGAAAGACAGAACAAAATGAAAGAGAGTTTTTTCACCAAAAAATCTGCAACCCAGGTTTGAATTCCTTCTCAAATTTAAAAAGCAACTGTATTTCTGCTTaatttgacaaaattttaataaccaACCAAAGTAATGTTTCCCTTGTAATATTCTTCATTCTAAGGACcaataaaagttaaatatttcaAGTTGTAGAAGATGAAGCAAAGTTAAAACCTTTATACTAAGGTATGGGAAGCTGTAATAATTATTATCGTTTATGGAAATGATCTATTACAGTTTTCAGTTAAAAGTTCCATTGCTGTCATActtcttctaggataatttgTATCCTGATCTACCTATGCATCATTGCTTGCAATCCCCAAACCTAGGACAAGATTCATTTCAGTCTCATGATCTTTCAGGGGCTAAGAATGTTCAGAGTGAACACAATTTCAAGGTGTCCCTCCATTCACTGTTATTTACTCTTTTTCTACATGCAGTAGTGAACTATCATGGGAGCAGTGATACAGCACATAAGTTCTATAGCCCCTCATGTTTATCTCTGGCTTTACATTGAGGACATTTATACTCTGTCTCAAACTATTATTTTTGAAGCAAAGCtgcaaaatgaaaacaaaattacGTGCATGTTTATACTATACCAACAAAAGAGTAATTAGATTTACTTTCAAttgcttcattttctttccttttcttttccctttacaattcttctttttttattgattCCTTTACAATCCCCAGTTTAAAGAATAGAATGAAGGGAAAAGAAGGATGTCTAAAACTATATTTGGATGGCAAGgttatttatttactttgaGATCATCCTACTTAGCTGTAGACCTTGTTAATTGTCACCCCAAGTTTATAAGAGCCTGGAGTTGAGGATTGGACTTCCATGTTCCGTAAACTGAAGCAACTACAAAAACATTGCAACTGGTATTCTTTCATGCCCTGAGTCATCTGTTAAAATACAGGGGAAAAGTGGTGTCTACCAGCTGCATACAAATTTTGTTAACGTTTATGATCAAATGAATAAGTCAATTGAAATATTCTAGCTTTGTATAGACGGACTAATTGCACTATTGTCTTGTTACCCTGAGTGTATAGAAAGTATTTATACTTGTTAAGTATTTTTgctttttcttaaaattttctaCTAATATCTTCTTTTGTTCCACTAATATGACAGGAAGATGATCTTGATCTAGTAACTGTCATACAGGGTGCTGGTTTCTATCGCCGTGCAAGATGCATTGACTATAGCTCAGATTACATACCACCAACTCCATCTgagttcaaaaaaatatatgaaccaTTCAGGTACTGATACTTCCAACTAGTAACTGATATTGTTacaaatttaacatataaaacCAATTTCTATTGCATAATAACAGTGATTATGCTTGGGTCGCTAGTGATTCATGGCATATACCATCTTTGCAGGGTATAGGTATAATTTGGTCATTAGCAATTGAAACTGGTTGTATAACCTAAttcttacacacacacacacacacacacacttttcTGCTTCTGGTCCATGAGTTTGAAGATGACAGGATTATTTTTGGCTGATTTCATGAGAATTAATTATTAGtatgttttctcatttttagTCCCGAGAGATCAACTAGTAGGATGCATTCAAGCAGCTTTGATTCTTTAACCTGATTTACTCATTTATTGTTCTTCCACTAGTATATTATCTTGTAGCCCACTTGACAAATATCCAACCCACTCTTGGTGTTaccttttgattttgaaaatcaaagtTGTAGTTGAATAGTCAACACCTAAATCTTATTCTGTTTATGATCATGCATATAGATGGATTGAGGTGGCTACCAGCCCTGTGGTGCTCTCAACTTTAGAGGACGGAAAGATAGTAAGAGGCCTTGCAGGGGTTCCATCTGAGGGGCCGGTCTTATTTGTTGGCTATCACATGTTACTAGGTTGGGACTTGGTTCCGCTGATATCTCGTTTTTGGATGGAAAGGAATATTGTTGTCCGAGGCATAGCCCATCCAATGATGTTCACAAAGTTGAGAGAGGGAAGTTTACCCGAATTATCAGCCTACGATACATTCAGAAAAATGGGAGCAGTACCTGTTTCGGCAACTAACTTCTATAGACTTTTTGCATCAAAGTCCCATGTCCTATTGTTTCCAGGAGGCATGCGTGAAGCTCTTCACCGAAAGGTAAGTAATTGTATGCACTACCTAGAAGTTTGATATTTCTTCTACTTACACGCGTACAGCCTTGTTTTCATAATGGTAGATTTCTACTAGCACTTGACTGTTTGTCTTCAATTcaaggggaaaaaagaaaagtaatggAACAAAACCGTTTTCCTTTTCCTCGGTGCCATAGGAATAGTTGTTTGTCGTAGCCTTTGATTTCAGATGATTTAATCCCCATCACGACTTGCAATAAACAATTTCATCTCCCTAAGCTTCTTTGAAGTCCAAAGTTGTGGGGGGAAACTCTTTGCCCctatattaaatttaactataTCCTGTAGCCTTTCATTATTGCCGGCAGTGCTCTGATCAGTATCTAGGAATTGTGTTCTTCATGGCAATGTAATCTGGGTGCATCTGTGAACTTTGGAGTAATTGAATGACGCTCAATTGTCACACCTTTCAGGGGGAGGAGTACAAGTTATTCTGGCCAGAACAGTCTGAGTTTGTTAGGATGGCAGCGAGATTTGGAGCAACAATTATACCTTTTGGTACTGTTGGAGAAGATGATGTTGCTGAAGTAAGCCTTGAAACCTTCAGTTCCTCAAGTGCTTTCTTTTCCACATTATTCTcctcttttttcaaatatatacacatatttctTTCAATATTCTTGCTGCAATGGATGTCATGATGCTTCAACAAGCATCCCTATTGTTTTTTGAGAATAGATTTGCGATGGTGTTTGCTTTCAATATATAGGTTTTTGGTATGGGAATATAGAACTGTTAAAAAGGTGGGATACATCTTGAGAACATAACTTTATTTGAGAGGATTTATTTAACTAGTAATCAGAATTCAACCAGCCGTTTCATTAGATATTAAGATATACTAATATGAGTTCAAAGGCATATATATTTGCGGGAAAACTGGACTATTTTGTGTAACCAACATCCTTTGATGGAAATGACCTTGGATGGTGATGCTAACATGTGCATGGCTAATCATAGTTGTATGGAGTATCATGCATCCAGTTAAGTGAATTAATTGACCAATCAAGTGCTAGCCTggtccttttttattttatgtggtGATCTTAACTGCTCCGTAGAATGGGTCGGAGTAGTAACCGTGTTGCATACAAGGGGAGTATTTGCTGATGGAATTGAAATGTAATGGccattttaattgaattaatcgGTAGAATTTCTTTGCAGGTTTCTTTTTAAGCACTTGAGCTTCTGTAAGATAAGAAGCAGGTTGTGTTGGAAAATCCAGAGATCAATAAACAACGAATTAAGAGATAAAAATGAGAGACAAGGAATCTATTTCTCACTGAATAAATtcacaaaagaattacaatCAGAATTCTACAAAAACTCTcacacaactctctctctctggaacCTCTCAAGCTGGGAGATCCTCTTGAACTGGGATTCATATAATCCTCTAAACTAGGGATGATCCTCTTACATGGGATACATATTTACAACAAGAGAACAAGGGTATATATATAGGGGATGAAGGTAAGCTTAGTCAACAATGGTTAGTCACCTTGCCTAACATGCCAAGGTTGCCTAACTCCCTAACAAGCCAAGGTTTCCTAACTCCCTAACTTACCAAAGAGGCCTAACAAGGCTAAGGTTGCCTAACAAGCCAAAACACATGTAGCTGGACTTCTTCAGGTTGTTTGCAATGTTCATACTAAGTAAATTGGCTTTCCCAAAAGGAAATCACCTTCAAAGAAGCCAGGCATGCTGTATATGGATGCATGTATGCTTGAACATGCCTCCTCCCATTTGCAATCAAGATGCATTAACATGGATGTAAAAATGCTCATGGGACTCTTCAGTTTGCAGCCATGTTATATTGTCACAAGACATCTTTTACAGCTGCAGAAGAAGGGGCAACTTTGTAGCTTGAAGTAAACTCGGGTATTTTTGTCCCAcgtttatgtttttattgtgCTTATTGACTGTGTTTTGGCAATTTGAGGAGAAGTAAGTCCATTTCAGATTGATTATCTGGGGATTCTGAAATGTGAGTGGACTTGAATAAATGTAACTGGAAGGAAATCTTTGTTGAAGGACAATATCCACAGCACTGAGATTGAATTGGCTATCTAGGGTTATGAGAAAGGGATGATAGATTCTCCTCCTGACTAAGATATTTAGGATTAGGCAGCAGGAACATCTGTTTCTTGTCTggtgaatatttatattatttatttactgtcAAATGTGaactttcctttcctttcctttcctctacCAGATGGAGTGACATGttttgacattttctttttttttctttcttttttttgggcgGGCGcatggtggggggggggggggtggtttatcaaacttttggtttttttaTGAAATAGTGTCCATCTCAAAATGTGATGGATGCAACTTATGCTGcctatttcattttttaatttggttttttATGAAATAGTGTCCATTTCAAAATGTGATGGATGCAACTTATGCTGcctatttcattttttaatttgttctcTAGTTATAGAAATGTTGGTGTACCCATAATGtgctcaattttttcttttgtcaggTATTACTTGATTATGATGATCTCATGAAAATTCCTTATTTTAAGGCTGAAATAGCAAAACTCACTGATGAGGCTATCAAGTTGAGGtattttcttttacaattttttgtATTGATGCTGTCAACACACATAACTTGTTTTCTACATGCATTCATATCTGACTAGGGTTTTCAAATAAAGTGAGTTGACAAATGTTATGCCAAGCAAATAAGTACTTGCTACAAACATCAATGAGGTGTTAGAAACAATAATTTTGGTATTTCAAGATGTTTAGGTTCATTTAACTAGAGCATGGTAAATAAAATTAGCTTCTTCCAAACACTTCTCTTCCTCCAACACGGGGAACCTGGTACAACAATTAATGAGAGCAAAATATGTTatgcatagttgtcaaaggccgAAGGCACACTGAGGCGCTAGAGTGATTGGATCCTAGGTGCGAGGTGCAAGGCAAAGTTGTGAGCCT from Diospyros lotus cultivar Yz01 chromosome 6, ASM1463336v1, whole genome shotgun sequence encodes:
- the LOC127803947 gene encoding phytyl ester synthase 1, chloroplastic-like isoform X3, with the translated sequence MAAAATGIFAVGFSPLLRGKKIPATRKYNKPKSTVTNRQSVWSTERPRPPSTTVSEKGSLEKAFADEAKLEGEGEQRLKLKDYFEQSKEMMIGSDGGPPRWFSPLDCASRLGTNSPLLLYLPGVDGVGLGLSLHHKRLGEMFDIWCLHIPVMDRTPFSDLVDLVTNTVRSENFCSPNRPIYLVGESIGACLALSVAACNPDIDLILILANPATCFGRSQLQPFMPLLQIMPEPLNRSLPYALSFATGIPLKMVMSILDKRYPLDQTVGELTESVGAFSSYLSVLADILPRETLYWKLQMLRSASAYTNSRLHAVKAQTLILSSGRDLLLPSHEEGERLCHMLPKCEIRKFDDSGHALFLEDDLDLVTVIQGAGFYRRARCIDYSSDYIPPTPSEFKKIYEPFRWIEVATSPVVLSTLEDGKIVRGLAGVPSEGPVLFVGYHMLLGWDLVPLISRFWMERNIVVRGIAHPMMFTKLREGSLPELSAYDTFRKMGAVPVSATNFYRLFASKSHVLLFPGGMREALHRKGEEYKLFWPEQSEFVRMAARFGATIIPFGTVGEDDVAEVLLDYDDLMKIPYFKAEIAKLTDEAIKLRADINGEVANQDVHLPVILPKLPGRFYYYFGRPIETKA
- the LOC127803947 gene encoding phytyl ester synthase 2, chloroplastic-like isoform X1, with protein sequence MAAAATGIFAVGFSPLLRGKKIPATRKYNKPKSTVTNRQSVWSTERPRPPSTTVSEKGSLEKAFADEAKLEGEGEQRLKLKDYFEQSKEMMIGSDGGPPRWFSPLDCASRLGTNSPLLLYLPGVDGVGLGLSLHHKRLGEMFDIWCLHIPVMDRTPFSDLVDLVTNTVRSENFCSPNRPIYLVGESIGACLALSVAACNPDIDLILILANPATCFGRSQLQPFMPLLQIMPEPLNRSLPYALSFATGIPLKMVMSILDKRYPLDQTVGELTESVGAFSSYLSVLADILPRETLYWKLQMLRSASAYTNSRLHAVKAQTLILSSGRDLLLPSHEEGERLCHMLPKCEIRKFDDSGHALFLEDDLDLVTVIQGAGFYRRARCIDYSSDYIPPTPSEFKKIYEPFRWIEVATSPVVLSTLEDGKIVRGLAGVPSEGPVLFVGYHMLLGWDLVPLISRFWMERNIVVRGIAHPMMFTKLREGSLPELSAYDTFRKMGAVPVSATNFYRLFASKSHVLLFPGGMREALHRKGEEYKLFWPEQSEFVRMAARFGATIIPFGTVGEDDVAEVLLDYDDLMKIPYFKAEIAKLTDEAIKLRADINGEVANQDVHLPVILPKLPGRFYYYFGRPIETKGRKKELRDREKAHELYLEVKSDVEKCIGFLKEKREGDPYRHILPRLIFQAMHGFDSEVPTFELPSFVTSKAKVQ
- the LOC127803947 gene encoding phytyl ester synthase 2, chloroplastic-like isoform X2, yielding MAAAATGIFAVGFSPLLRGKKIPATRKYNKPKSTVTNRQSVWSTERPRPPSTTVSEKGSLEKAFADEAKLEGEGEQRLKLKDYFEQSKEMMIGSDGGPPRWFSPLDCASRLGVDGVGLGLSLHHKRLGEMFDIWCLHIPVMDRTPFSDLVDLVTNTVRSENFCSPNRPIYLVGESIGACLALSVAACNPDIDLILILANPATCFGRSQLQPFMPLLQIMPEPLNRSLPYALSFATGIPLKMVMSILDKRYPLDQTVGELTESVGAFSSYLSVLADILPRETLYWKLQMLRSASAYTNSRLHAVKAQTLILSSGRDLLLPSHEEGERLCHMLPKCEIRKFDDSGHALFLEDDLDLVTVIQGAGFYRRARCIDYSSDYIPPTPSEFKKIYEPFRWIEVATSPVVLSTLEDGKIVRGLAGVPSEGPVLFVGYHMLLGWDLVPLISRFWMERNIVVRGIAHPMMFTKLREGSLPELSAYDTFRKMGAVPVSATNFYRLFASKSHVLLFPGGMREALHRKGEEYKLFWPEQSEFVRMAARFGATIIPFGTVGEDDVAEVLLDYDDLMKIPYFKAEIAKLTDEAIKLRADINGEVANQDVHLPVILPKLPGRFYYYFGRPIETKGRKKELRDREKAHELYLEVKSDVEKCIGFLKEKREGDPYRHILPRLIFQAMHGFDSEVPTFELPSFVTSKAKVQ